One window of Microcoleus vaginatus PCC 9802 genomic DNA carries:
- a CDS encoding HAMP domain-containing protein: MQKFEQGENGAVKFHHLTLNRRKNKAAVTEGTRDINNSIKKTPLTAINRFISGLSIAKKITYGYSLAIGIAVLGTTGGMICGDYYQKQAFQALTFADEQQHLLRDLEYSVQAVQSHPKRLISVLGDSIWFEYETAKFLKDVDVVQKNIAELAFFTKEHSTELAVNSSELKELLNGYTTATDSYSQLLKSFWQQIDTSSLKPEEVKDAQQQVLDLIRGDKAVKLDVKFDRLSESLSLMTQVAKAQQREAYINFNKAEDLRVQIIVVSMLVSVAIAIFLAICTSRAIALPLQAVTTVAKTITQQANFDLQVPVTTEDEVGTLAKSINQLVEWVAEYTHELEQARQTLEERVEQRTEELTAALHELKHTQTQLIQTEKMSSLGQMVAGVAHEINNPVNFIHGNLEYATQYIIDLLKLIRLYQEEYPQPTEAIAEEIAEIELDFITEDLLKLLESMKIGSERIRQIVLSLRNFSRLDEAQMKLVDIHEGIDNTLLILNSRLKQGIEVVKKYGELPEIECYPAQLNQVFMNILVNAIDALEDSGDNSKKSKIPQIFIQTQKLDSSQILVRISDNGPGISLAIQSKLFDPFFTTKEPGKGTGIGLAICYQIVEKHRGKIEVISSLRGGAEFAITLPASSQTRS, encoded by the coding sequence TCAAAAAAACTCCCTTGACTGCCATTAACCGCTTCATTTCTGGCTTAAGCATTGCCAAAAAAATTACTTATGGCTACTCGCTAGCAATTGGAATAGCCGTACTAGGAACCACAGGGGGAATGATCTGTGGAGACTATTACCAAAAGCAAGCTTTCCAAGCTCTAACCTTCGCTGATGAGCAACAACATTTGCTCAGAGATTTAGAATATTCCGTGCAAGCAGTGCAGTCACATCCCAAACGCTTAATCTCTGTTTTGGGAGATTCAATCTGGTTTGAATATGAAACTGCTAAGTTCTTGAAAGATGTGGATGTAGTCCAAAAAAATATTGCAGAACTAGCTTTTTTTACGAAAGAACATTCCACAGAATTAGCAGTAAATTCTTCTGAATTAAAGGAACTGTTAAACGGTTACACAACTGCGACAGATTCGTATTCTCAATTGCTCAAATCTTTTTGGCAACAAATAGATACCTCCTCATTAAAACCAGAGGAAGTTAAAGATGCACAGCAGCAAGTATTGGATTTAATTAGAGGGGATAAAGCAGTTAAGCTCGATGTGAAGTTTGATCGGCTGTCAGAGAGTTTGAGCTTGATGACACAAGTAGCTAAGGCACAGCAGAGAGAAGCGTACATTAATTTTAATAAAGCTGAGGACTTGCGAGTGCAAATCATCGTAGTGAGTATGTTAGTGTCAGTCGCGATCGCTATTTTTCTAGCCATCTGTACCAGCCGGGCGATCGCCCTTCCTCTCCAAGCGGTAACCACCGTAGCTAAAACTATTACTCAACAAGCAAATTTTGATTTGCAAGTACCTGTCACCACAGAAGATGAAGTGGGAACCTTAGCCAAATCCATCAATCAATTAGTTGAATGGGTAGCAGAATACACCCATGAATTAGAACAGGCTCGCCAAACTTTGGAAGAGCGAGTAGAACAAAGAACAGAAGAACTTACAGCAGCCCTTCACGAACTCAAACACACCCAAACCCAGTTAATTCAAACCGAAAAAATGTCGAGTTTAGGGCAGATGGTGGCAGGGGTAGCCCATGAAATAAACAACCCTGTTAACTTTATTCACGGCAACCTAGAATACGCCACCCAGTATATTATAGATTTGTTAAAGTTAATTCGTCTCTATCAGGAGGAATACCCGCAACCCACAGAGGCGATCGCAGAAGAAATCGCAGAGATAGAACTAGACTTTATCACAGAGGATTTACTCAAACTGCTTGAATCTATGAAAATAGGTTCAGAACGCATCCGGCAAATAGTTTTGTCTTTGCGAAACTTCTCTCGCTTAGATGAAGCTCAAATGAAATTAGTTGATATCCATGAAGGCATTGACAATACACTATTGATTTTGAACAGTCGCCTCAAGCAGGGAATTGAAGTTGTAAAAAAATATGGAGAATTGCCAGAAATAGAGTGTTATCCAGCGCAGCTAAATCAAGTATTTATGAATATTCTAGTAAATGCGATAGATGCACTCGAAGACTCAGGGGATAACTCTAAAAAAAGTAAAATTCCTCAGATTTTCATTCAGACGCAAAAGTTGGACAGTAGCCAAATTCTGGTGCGAATTAGCGATAACGGCCCTGGCATTTCACTCGCAATCCAAAGCAAGCTATTTGACCCATTTTTCACAACTAAAGAACCAGGAAAAGGGACGGGTATTGGCCTGGCAATTTGCTACCAGATTGTGGAAAAACATCGGGGGAAAATAGAGGTAATTTCATCTTTGAGAGGGGGAGCAGAGTTTGCCATCACACTTCCTGCCTCCTCTCAAACTAGAAGCTAG